The following coding sequences lie in one Pseudoalteromonas sp. Scap06 genomic window:
- a CDS encoding AHH domain-containing protein, producing MIQLQRYPMPDRPSNPSPLEMAIYNYELLAKKHYDDKRRKSAASKEKLQRDYDHLQKERKRLEHLLIAQQSLESYRAESEGSSVKELAEEEHHPTEKLAKFLRAAGEPKPTSYHEAHHIVCGKGRYRQRLTYAARLRMHSFGIGINDPTNGVWLRNFEKNKSDDWATPDTVSHRRLHRHNYEVWVSTSLRTRVNKLDFINALRGVKIKIKNHMMPASVMMPKNANWDGKS from the coding sequence ATGATTCAACTACAGCGCTACCCAATGCCAGATCGACCAAGTAACCCCAGCCCTTTAGAAATGGCTATTTATAATTATGAATTACTAGCCAAAAAACACTACGATGATAAGCGCCGTAAATCTGCTGCATCTAAGGAAAAGCTACAAAGAGATTACGATCACTTACAAAAAGAACGCAAGCGTTTAGAGCACTTGCTTATCGCGCAGCAAAGCTTAGAGTCTTACCGCGCAGAAAGTGAAGGTAGTTCTGTTAAGGAGCTAGCAGAAGAAGAACATCATCCTACGGAAAAGCTTGCTAAGTTTTTACGAGCGGCAGGCGAGCCAAAACCAACTTCATATCATGAAGCACATCATATTGTGTGCGGTAAGGGACGTTATAGACAGCGCCTTACATATGCTGCGCGTTTAAGAATGCATTCGTTTGGTATTGGTATTAATGATCCAACGAATGGGGTATGGCTAAGAAACTTTGAAAAAAATAAGTCAGATGATTGGGCTACGCCTGACACTGTTTCTCACAGAAGGCTGCATCGCCATAATTATGAAGTGTGGGTGTCTACTAGTTTAAGAACCAGAGTAAATAAGCTCGATTTCATAAATGCATTACGTGGCGTGAAAATAAAAATTAAAAATCATATGATGCCAGCCAGCGTTATGATGCCTAAAAATGCTAATTGGGATGGTAAATCATGA
- a CDS encoding HNH endonuclease, which yields MLKLNQPAYSYVQTMASCREGITGNANLLQKLGSEIELFQVSADSYVASASQGELYTLQSTPNHRNCDPIVIGSLKKSELLKLYSTYFVKSGKPGRRIYNSLLAAANEQCPFCGGIGRPRNLDHYLPKAHYPQFSVLPVNLVPSCRDCNMDGKGEAFAGNEEEQILQPYLDNDRYFNEQWVFARYIAGINAEPGVIEYFVRPPEHWNDIQKNRVEKHFIDFELGLRFSKEAGPRLITYLAQIQELTRIPLDLGVAKRTILQPAIDSASFPNHWERVMCLALMNDLA from the coding sequence ATGTTAAAGCTTAATCAACCAGCTTATTCTTATGTACAAACTATGGCCAGTTGCCGAGAGGGGATTACCGGTAACGCCAACTTGCTGCAAAAACTGGGCAGCGAGATTGAACTATTTCAAGTCAGCGCTGATAGTTATGTTGCATCAGCATCTCAAGGTGAGCTGTATACATTACAGTCGACACCTAATCACCGTAACTGTGATCCGATTGTCATAGGCTCGCTAAAAAAGTCTGAACTTCTTAAGCTATATAGCACGTACTTTGTTAAATCTGGTAAGCCTGGGCGTAGAATTTATAATTCCTTGCTGGCGGCTGCTAATGAACAGTGCCCTTTTTGTGGTGGTATTGGACGACCAAGAAATTTGGATCATTACCTTCCTAAAGCACACTATCCTCAATTTTCTGTACTGCCGGTAAACTTAGTGCCTTCGTGCAGAGACTGCAACATGGATGGAAAAGGAGAAGCTTTCGCTGGTAATGAAGAAGAACAGATTCTTCAACCATATCTAGATAATGATCGTTACTTCAATGAACAATGGGTGTTTGCGCGATACATTGCTGGAATAAATGCCGAACCAGGAGTGATTGAATATTTCGTCAGACCTCCGGAGCATTGGAATGATATCCAAAAGAATCGAGTAGAAAAACACTTTATTGACTTTGAATTGGGCTTGAGATTCTCAAAAGAGGCAGGCCCAAGGCTTATTACATACCTAGCACAAATTCAAGAGTTGACTCGAATTCCTTTAGATCTGGGAGTTGCGAAAAGAACCATTTTACAACCAGCAATTGACTCTGCTAGTTTCCCGAACCACTGGGAAAGAGTAATGTGTTTGGCATTAATGAATGATTTAGCCTGA
- a CDS encoding AAA family ATPase, which produces MNFIVLARGMKTPQSGLNTAYLTIDHWNDFSFVTMFYLELYDEKGVLHDLGNVKIGFKGQTTEQSTHTLLGNSFQQLSDGYFSVGQDVDYYRKISSFVEPLRTNLLSALKDIVLSPRLIEVAQEEEVFRTALLRDVSLSVIKGQFPRVLAGQPPLTNFEFKFSRPESDKMSGFELKFKVKIDSKPSTNIHAVIGRNGVGKTTLLNGMIEAITSKGHSTSKFYDVGGWQENPISNDYFSSLVSVSFSAFDPFEPPIEQPDPSQGTCYFYVGLKKEGDTLKSLNDIRQEFLQALKSCFSQTPKRDRWLRAIETLESDENFERMGLKDLSQFSGQELASKALKTIERMSSGHAVVLLTITRLVATVEEKTLVLIDEPESHLHPPLLSAFVRALSELLHDRNGVAIIATHSPVVLQEVPKSSAWKINRVGLATEPRRLNIETFGENVGVLTREVFGLEVVKSGFHDLLVKSVESGSSYQEIVNEYNHQLGLEARSLLMALVTHRDRGID; this is translated from the coding sequence ATGAATTTTATTGTTCTTGCAAGAGGTATGAAAACTCCTCAGTCAGGTTTGAATACTGCTTACCTAACGATTGATCATTGGAACGATTTCTCGTTCGTAACCATGTTTTATTTGGAACTATATGACGAGAAAGGTGTTCTTCATGATCTCGGTAATGTAAAAATTGGTTTTAAAGGCCAAACTACTGAACAATCAACTCACACCTTATTAGGAAATTCCTTCCAGCAGTTATCTGATGGTTATTTCTCTGTTGGGCAAGATGTCGACTATTATCGTAAAATATCATCATTTGTAGAACCGTTAAGAACTAATTTACTATCGGCACTAAAAGACATCGTTTTATCTCCAAGGCTGATTGAAGTAGCTCAAGAGGAAGAGGTTTTTCGGACCGCCTTGTTAAGAGATGTCAGCTTATCAGTTATCAAAGGACAGTTTCCTAGGGTGTTGGCTGGCCAGCCCCCACTAACAAATTTTGAATTCAAATTTTCCAGACCCGAGTCTGATAAGATGTCTGGTTTTGAATTGAAGTTTAAGGTGAAGATTGATTCTAAACCAAGTACTAACATTCATGCAGTCATCGGTCGAAATGGCGTAGGAAAGACAACACTTCTTAATGGGATGATTGAAGCTATTACAAGCAAGGGCCATTCTACCTCGAAGTTTTATGATGTTGGAGGTTGGCAAGAAAACCCCATCAGCAACGATTATTTCAGTAGTTTGGTTTCCGTTTCATTTAGTGCTTTTGACCCCTTTGAACCTCCAATAGAGCAACCAGATCCCTCGCAAGGCACTTGTTATTTCTATGTAGGGTTAAAGAAGGAAGGCGACACTCTCAAAAGTCTCAATGATATTCGCCAAGAATTTTTGCAAGCTTTAAAGTCATGCTTTAGTCAAACGCCTAAGCGAGATAGATGGTTAAGAGCAATAGAGACTTTGGAGTCAGATGAAAACTTTGAGAGAATGGGCCTGAAAGATCTTTCTCAGTTTTCCGGTCAGGAGTTAGCATCCAAAGCCCTAAAGACCATTGAGCGAATGAGTTCGGGACATGCTGTAGTACTTTTAACGATCACCCGCTTAGTCGCAACTGTTGAAGAAAAAACTTTAGTCCTTATTGATGAACCTGAAAGCCATCTTCATCCACCGTTACTATCCGCTTTTGTTCGCGCTTTGTCTGAGTTACTTCATGATAGGAACGGTGTAGCTATTATAGCCACGCACTCTCCTGTAGTACTGCAAGAGGTTCCTAAGTCTAGTGCATGGAAAATCAATCGAGTTGGCTTAGCTACTGAACCTCGTAGACTCAATATCGAGACATTCGGTGAAAATGTTGGTGTATTAACAAGGGAGGTGTTTGGTCTTGAGGTGGTCAAGTCGGGGTTTCACGATTTGCTTGTAAAGTCGGTTGAAAGTGGAAGTTCTTACCAAGAGATAGTGAATGAATATAATCATCAGCTTGGTTTAGAGGCCCGCTCTCTCTTGATGGCGCTGGTTACGCATCGAGATAGAGGCATAGATTAA
- a CDS encoding MbcA/ParS/Xre antitoxin family protein, giving the protein MYSFSEIHKQIDLIEILSNRKISEKSSYLEQINFIHQGVDIKNAERLRIELGWSIRIFSSAIRTSNSSYVRYKKELKLLNTTLSENIFEVAKTCYFCLNYFENIERFNIWLNTPSLQFDSKKPLTFIDTIAGREFIKNTVNRLKYAYNA; this is encoded by the coding sequence ATGTATAGCTTCTCTGAAATTCACAAACAAATAGACCTTATAGAGATTTTAAGCAATAGAAAGATCAGTGAAAAATCTAGTTATCTAGAACAAATTAACTTTATACATCAAGGTGTAGATATCAAAAATGCTGAACGTTTAAGGATAGAGTTAGGCTGGAGTATACGAATATTTTCTTCAGCTATTAGAACTAGCAATAGCTCATATGTACGCTATAAAAAAGAATTAAAGCTTTTAAATACCACTTTAAGTGAAAATATATTTGAAGTTGCAAAAACCTGCTATTTTTGCCTTAATTACTTTGAAAATATAGAACGTTTTAATATCTGGTTAAATACCCCTTCACTTCAATTCGACTCTAAAAAACCTTTAACATTTATAGATACTATAGCTGGCCGTGAATTTATTAAAAATACCGTAAACAGGCTTAAGTATGCCTATAACGCATAA
- a CDS encoding DEAD/DEAH box helicase, which produces MKLRLWQAECINFALTQYQNVNSHFLALATPGAGKTLMASELANQLLKSNMVDLIICFSPSSIVSQDFKESLQLKTNERFDGLIGAKGRALTYQSLQYLDVHFWQLFERYRVFVIFDEIHHCAGSNIDNANAWGEQIILNIQNKAQYTLALTGTPWRSDAAPIVLSSYQQPNNKIACDYVYGLSEAIGDNVCRVPQIVAVDNSRITVVDDAETKTFNCFKALLNDSGVSYQEVIENEAVIKYIISSAQKKLTSIRLKNPDAAGLIVASSVEHAHQISMLMRTYFDEDSVVVTYRESEPTGIIQQFRYAQTKWIISVGMISEGTNIPRLQVCCHLTNIKTEMHFRQILGRILRVTNSKNQEAIMYMPAEPKLLEYAYRVNQDVPFEADVVKFEKIETAAGENTVDENSSDITFNKQSKKPSKTQFDFDNFADFFEQPAMNNGPEATEKHFLTGAYERIINISGRFQQEAIALGLSELR; this is translated from the coding sequence ATGAAACTAAGACTATGGCAAGCCGAATGTATTAATTTTGCGCTTACACAATATCAGAACGTCAATAGCCACTTTTTAGCCTTGGCAACTCCTGGGGCGGGTAAAACTTTGATGGCTTCAGAATTAGCTAACCAGTTATTAAAAAGCAATATGGTCGATTTAATCATTTGTTTTTCCCCGTCGTCTATTGTTTCCCAAGACTTTAAGGAAAGCTTACAGCTAAAAACGAATGAACGATTTGATGGGCTTATTGGCGCTAAAGGTAGAGCTTTAACCTATCAAAGCTTACAGTATTTAGATGTGCACTTTTGGCAGCTATTTGAACGATATCGTGTTTTTGTAATATTTGATGAAATTCATCATTGTGCTGGCTCTAATATTGACAATGCAAATGCATGGGGTGAGCAGATAATACTTAACATTCAAAATAAAGCACAGTACACATTAGCCTTAACAGGCACTCCCTGGCGCTCTGACGCTGCTCCTATTGTTCTTTCATCATATCAGCAACCTAACAATAAAATAGCGTGTGACTACGTTTATGGGCTTTCTGAGGCTATTGGAGATAATGTTTGTCGGGTTCCACAAATAGTAGCTGTTGATAATAGCCGCATTACAGTTGTAGATGACGCTGAAACCAAAACATTTAACTGCTTTAAAGCGTTATTAAACGACTCTGGCGTTTCTTATCAAGAAGTTATTGAAAATGAAGCGGTAATAAAATATATAATCTCTTCAGCTCAAAAGAAGCTGACCTCAATCAGATTGAAAAACCCCGATGCAGCAGGGTTGATTGTTGCATCGTCTGTTGAGCATGCCCATCAAATCTCTATGTTAATGCGAACTTACTTTGACGAGGATAGCGTTGTTGTAACCTACCGAGAGAGTGAACCTACGGGTATTATTCAGCAGTTTAGGTATGCACAAACTAAGTGGATTATTTCTGTTGGTATGATTAGCGAAGGTACAAATATCCCTCGTTTGCAGGTTTGCTGTCACCTTACAAATATAAAAACAGAAATGCATTTTCGGCAAATATTGGGCCGTATACTGAGGGTAACAAACTCTAAAAACCAAGAAGCTATTATGTACATGCCCGCCGAACCTAAGCTTTTAGAGTATGCGTATAGGGTTAATCAAGATGTTCCATTTGAAGCTGATGTAGTTAAGTTTGAAAAGATTGAAACTGCTGCTGGAGAAAACACTGTAGATGAAAATTCAAGCGATATTACTTTTAATAAACAAAGTAAAAAACCTTCCAAAACCCAGTTCGATTTTGATAACTTTGCTGACTTTTTTGAGCAGCCAGCTATGAACAATGGACCTGAAGCAACAGAGAAACATTTTTTAACCGGTGCCTATGAGCGAATTATTAATATATCAGGCCGCTTTCAGCAAGAGGCTATTGCTTTGGGGTTAAGTGAATTGCGGTAA
- a CDS encoding helix-turn-helix domain-containing protein: MSDLVKNFGEKLREKRKEAGYSQEGFAAYVGIERGNYGKMERGNVNIKLETLYKLVNALNCEFEEILPARQKYKIDLG, translated from the coding sequence GTGAGTGATTTAGTTAAAAATTTTGGTGAAAAACTACGAGAAAAACGTAAAGAAGCCGGCTATTCGCAAGAAGGTTTTGCCGCCTATGTAGGTATAGAACGCGGTAATTACGGAAAAATGGAAAGAGGTAATGTTAACATTAAGCTCGAAACTCTCTACAAGTTAGTGAATGCATTAAATTGCGAGTTTGAAGAGATACTACCGGCAAGACAAAAATATAAAATTGATCTAGGTTAG
- a CDS encoding N-6 DNA methylase encodes MFEQTFKNIDDIFHKDAGCSSELDYTEQSSWMLFLKYLDDLEFTKSQEAELMAEDYQYIIEEKYRWSSWAAPKTANGEFDHDNALTGSDLMDFVDGELFPYLKGFKLRAKSPDTIEYKIGEIFSEIKNKIQSGYSLRDALEKVDELRFRSQEEKHELSHLYETKIKSMGNAGRNGGEYYTPRPLIRAMIDVLQPQIGETIYDGAAGSAGFLCEAYDYLRQGGASNKQLSTSDLKTLQENTFYAKEKKSLAYVIAIMNMILHGIEAPNVIHTNTLGENLQDITPSNQHDIVLANPPFGGKERKEVQQNFPIKTGETAFLFLQHFIKMLKPGGRAAIVIKNTFLSNTDNAAIALRKELLENCNLHTVLDCPAKTFLGAGVKTVVLFFTKGEPTQKTWFYQLDPGRSLGKTNPLNDNDLKEFVELQKGFEDSAKSWSLATTELDDTAWDLSVKNPNQAEETSLREPQAIIEEIIALDKESEAILGKIQELL; translated from the coding sequence ATGTTTGAACAAACTTTTAAAAACATCGACGACATTTTTCATAAAGACGCAGGCTGTTCCAGCGAACTAGACTACACCGAGCAATCGTCGTGGATGCTATTTTTAAAATACCTTGATGACTTAGAGTTCACTAAGTCTCAAGAAGCCGAATTAATGGCAGAAGATTACCAATACATTATTGAAGAAAAATACCGTTGGAGTTCGTGGGCAGCGCCTAAAACTGCTAATGGTGAGTTTGATCACGACAACGCCTTAACTGGCAGCGATTTAATGGATTTCGTTGATGGTGAGTTATTCCCTTACCTTAAAGGTTTTAAGCTGCGTGCTAAAAGCCCTGACACTATTGAATACAAAATTGGTGAGATTTTTAGCGAAATCAAAAACAAAATTCAAAGTGGTTATTCACTGCGTGATGCACTAGAGAAAGTAGACGAACTGCGTTTTCGCTCACAAGAAGAAAAGCACGAGCTTTCCCATCTTTATGAAACAAAAATTAAAAGCATGGGTAACGCTGGCCGTAACGGCGGTGAATACTACACACCACGCCCATTAATTCGCGCCATGATCGACGTATTACAGCCACAAATTGGCGAAACGATTTACGACGGTGCCGCAGGTTCGGCAGGTTTCTTATGTGAAGCATACGACTACCTTCGCCAAGGTGGTGCCAGCAACAAGCAGCTTTCAACCAGCGACTTAAAAACCCTGCAAGAAAACACCTTTTACGCCAAAGAGAAAAAATCTTTAGCGTACGTTATCGCCATTATGAACATGATTTTGCATGGCATTGAAGCACCTAACGTTATTCACACCAATACACTGGGCGAAAACCTACAAGACATTACCCCAAGCAACCAGCACGATATTGTATTAGCTAACCCGCCCTTTGGTGGTAAAGAGCGTAAAGAAGTTCAACAAAACTTCCCGATTAAAACCGGTGAAACTGCCTTTTTGTTTTTGCAGCACTTTATAAAAATGCTCAAGCCTGGTGGCCGCGCCGCTATTGTTATTAAAAACACCTTTTTATCGAATACCGATAACGCCGCCATTGCTTTGCGTAAAGAGCTATTAGAAAACTGCAACTTACACACCGTGCTAGATTGCCCAGCCAAAACCTTCTTAGGCGCTGGTGTAAAAACCGTGGTGTTGTTTTTTACCAAAGGCGAACCAACTCAAAAAACTTGGTTTTATCAACTAGACCCTGGCCGCAGCTTGGGTAAAACCAATCCGCTAAACGATAACGACTTAAAAGAGTTTGTAGAGTTACAAAAGGGCTTTGAAGACAGTGCTAAGTCTTGGTCATTAGCTACGACTGAACTTGATGATACAGCATGGGATTTATCGGTAAAAAATCCGAACCAAGCAGAAGAAACCTCACTGCGTGAGCCACAAGCGATCATAGAAGAAATCATCGCGCTTGATAAAGAGAGCGAAGCGATTCTTGGTAAGATTCAGGAGTTGTTGTGA
- a CDS encoding restriction endonuclease subunit S: protein MGWSISKMSEVTNIISGGTPKSGISDYWFGDVKWITPKDMGKITGIYVSETGRNITRLGLEKSSAKLIPESSVILSTRAPIGHLAINKVPMATNQGCRGLVPKSTLDTKFLYYFLLKSVSLLNDLGSGTTFKELSKTALEKVEIPHPEITEQKRIVAILDQAFADIEQARAKAEQNLKNARELFESYLQQVFSLRGEGWVEITLGDAAEVSTGGTPLKSKNEFWDGDIPWYSSGELNDTFTIESKSCITAAGLDGSNAKILPEGSLLVGMYDTAALKMSILDRDGAFNQAIAGVKPNNRINLEFILHSINSIKPELLKLRRGVRQKNLNKSKIKGIPIRLPSLSEQNQVVEELRLIRRNTDDLAVIYTQKLNDLDELKKSILQKAFSGELTKEKEGAVA from the coding sequence ATGGGGTGGTCCATATCTAAAATGAGTGAAGTCACTAATATAATAAGTGGTGGAACACCTAAAAGCGGTATTTCCGACTATTGGTTTGGTGATGTTAAGTGGATTACGCCGAAAGATATGGGGAAAATCACTGGTATTTACGTCTCAGAAACAGGTAGAAATATCACTCGACTAGGGCTAGAGAAATCTTCAGCTAAGCTAATTCCTGAAAGCTCGGTAATTCTCTCAACCCGAGCACCTATTGGTCACCTAGCTATTAATAAAGTCCCTATGGCAACGAACCAAGGTTGCCGGGGGTTAGTACCTAAAAGCACTTTAGATACCAAGTTTTTGTATTATTTTTTATTGAAGAGCGTCTCATTATTAAATGATTTGGGAAGTGGAACTACTTTTAAAGAGCTATCTAAAACTGCTTTAGAGAAAGTAGAAATACCACACCCTGAGATTACCGAACAAAAACGCATCGTCGCCATTCTCGATCAAGCCTTTGCCGATATAGAACAAGCCCGCGCCAAGGCTGAGCAAAACCTCAAAAACGCCCGTGAGCTATTTGAAAGCTATTTGCAGCAAGTGTTTAGCCTGCGTGGTGAGGGGTGGGTTGAGATAACCCTAGGGGATGCAGCAGAAGTAAGCACAGGCGGAACACCGCTTAAATCCAAAAATGAATTCTGGGATGGGGATATTCCTTGGTATTCATCAGGGGAGCTTAACGATACTTTCACAATAGAATCTAAAAGCTGTATTACAGCAGCCGGGCTAGATGGTTCAAATGCCAAGATACTTCCTGAGGGCTCCTTATTGGTTGGCATGTACGATACAGCAGCTTTAAAGATGTCTATTTTGGATAGGGACGGTGCTTTTAATCAAGCTATAGCTGGAGTAAAGCCAAATAATAGAATTAATCTGGAGTTTATACTTCATTCGATTAATTCTATTAAACCTGAGCTGTTGAAGCTTAGGCGTGGTGTTCGTCAAAAGAATCTTAATAAAAGTAAGATTAAGGGGATACCCATTAGGCTTCCATCTTTAAGCGAGCAAAATCAGGTAGTGGAAGAGCTAAGGCTAATTAGAAGAAACACCGATGACTTAGCTGTTATTTATACTCAAAAATTAAACGATTTAGACGAACTCAAAAAATCCATCCTACAGAAAGCTTTTTCCGGCGAGTTGACCAAAGAAAAAGAAGGAGCTGTGGCCTAA
- the hsdR gene encoding EcoAI/FtnUII family type I restriction enzme subunit R, with protein sequence MTQARTRNEADTRADLIDPKLVAAGWGDVDNSFIRRELICPGQIMAGGKRANKVPCDYVLVYKGRKLAAVEAKKESLTYSEGVRQAKDYAKRLQCRIAYATNGHEVYQIDMLTGIETLVDEYLSPQALWDLTFEQKGDKPEADYTTAWRDAFSTIPFEAKGDWAPRYYQENAIHNALEAIAQGEPRILLTLATGTGKTCIGFQTAWKLFKTRWSLTAQKDISLAKKRPRILFLADRNILANQAFNDFGPFGEDAIVRITPENIRKRGGVPKNASVFFTIFHTLMCGPKTELKEATTEEDENAPVNKAENPYYEQYPADFFDLIIIDECHRGGANDESVWRDILNYFAPAVQLGLTATPKRTDNADTYGYFGEPVYSYTLKEGINDGFLTPFKVLPIVGTMDEYKYIEGDGVVVKGDPEPGKLYKEGDFNRIITIPQREERRVHYWMDRFNPKEKTIVFCATQVHAGMVRDFINQYAVKKGWTTNTNYCVRVTANDGVAGENDLKTFCDNEKTIPTILTTSRKLSTGVDARNVRNIVLMRLCNNMIEFKQIIGRGTRTYDGKDYFTIYDFVKAHHNFADPAWDGEPIPSEVCPECGTTPCQCEDTGGEGAGEKKPCKVCEQKPCVCEKPEPEGCEKCGERPCVCEKLEIKLSDGRTRQIKHISSAMYWSAEGKPITAKEFVERMFDDLPRFFENEDQLREIWSDPTTREKLLEDLTEAGYDSEKLDSMKAVIDAQDSDVYDVLSYLAYASEAQTRTERAQQAKPKINSAFSDYKQQEFINFILSKYIEDGVQELAPKKMRSLVELKYNTINDAAIEFGSPAAIRDTFIGFQKYLYE encoded by the coding sequence ATGACTCAAGCAAGGACGCGTAATGAAGCCGACACTAGAGCGGATTTAATTGACCCTAAATTAGTCGCTGCCGGTTGGGGGGACGTTGATAACAGCTTTATTCGCCGCGAGCTTATTTGCCCTGGTCAAATTATGGCCGGTGGTAAACGCGCTAATAAAGTCCCGTGTGATTATGTGCTGGTGTACAAAGGCCGTAAGCTTGCCGCAGTCGAGGCCAAAAAAGAAAGCCTGACTTATAGCGAAGGTGTACGCCAAGCAAAAGATTACGCAAAGCGCTTACAATGTCGTATTGCGTATGCCACTAACGGCCATGAGGTTTACCAGATTGATATGCTCACCGGTATTGAGACGCTGGTAGATGAATACCTGTCACCGCAAGCCCTTTGGGATTTAACCTTTGAGCAAAAAGGCGATAAACCAGAAGCGGATTACACCACCGCTTGGCGTGATGCGTTTTCTACCATTCCTTTTGAAGCTAAAGGTGATTGGGCTCCGCGCTATTATCAAGAAAACGCCATTCACAATGCCCTTGAAGCCATTGCTCAAGGCGAGCCTCGAATTTTGCTAACGCTTGCTACTGGTACGGGTAAAACCTGTATTGGCTTTCAAACAGCGTGGAAGTTATTTAAAACCCGTTGGAGCTTAACCGCGCAGAAAGATATAAGCCTTGCTAAAAAGCGCCCGCGTATTTTATTTTTGGCCGATCGTAATATTTTAGCCAATCAGGCATTTAATGATTTCGGGCCGTTTGGTGAAGATGCTATTGTGCGTATCACCCCTGAAAATATTCGCAAACGAGGCGGCGTTCCTAAAAATGCGAGTGTGTTTTTTACTATTTTTCATACGCTTATGTGTGGGCCTAAAACCGAATTAAAAGAAGCCACAACAGAAGAAGATGAAAATGCGCCAGTCAACAAGGCAGAAAACCCGTATTACGAGCAATACCCAGCTGATTTTTTTGATTTAATTATTATTGATGAATGTCACCGTGGTGGCGCAAATGATGAAAGTGTATGGCGTGATATTCTTAATTACTTTGCCCCCGCTGTACAGCTAGGCTTAACCGCCACACCGAAGCGTACCGATAACGCTGATACCTATGGTTACTTTGGCGAACCCGTTTACAGCTATACTCTAAAAGAAGGCATTAACGATGGTTTTTTAACGCCATTTAAAGTGTTACCGATTGTTGGCACTATGGATGAGTACAAGTATATCGAGGGGGATGGTGTTGTTGTAAAAGGCGACCCTGAGCCTGGTAAACTGTATAAAGAAGGTGACTTTAACCGCATTATTACCATACCTCAGCGCGAAGAACGCCGTGTACACTATTGGATGGATCGCTTTAATCCTAAAGAAAAAACCATCGTGTTTTGTGCAACACAAGTTCATGCCGGTATGGTGCGCGATTTTATTAATCAGTACGCAGTTAAAAAAGGCTGGACCACCAACACTAACTATTGTGTTCGTGTTACTGCTAACGATGGTGTAGCGGGTGAAAATGACTTAAAAACCTTTTGTGATAATGAAAAAACCATTCCGACAATCTTAACCACATCACGCAAACTCTCTACTGGTGTCGATGCACGTAATGTACGCAATATTGTGCTTATGCGACTTTGTAACAATATGATTGAGTTCAAGCAGATCATAGGCCGAGGCACCCGCACATACGATGGCAAAGACTACTTTACCATTTACGACTTCGTAAAAGCGCACCATAACTTTGCTGACCCAGCTTGGGATGGTGAGCCAATACCCAGCGAAGTATGCCCAGAGTGCGGCACAACCCCATGCCAATGTGAAGACACTGGCGGCGAAGGTGCCGGTGAAAAGAAACCGTGCAAGGTGTGTGAACAAAAACCATGTGTTTGTGAAAAGCCAGAGCCTGAAGGCTGTGAAAAATGTGGCGAGAGACCATGTGTGTGTGAAAAGCTCGAAATAAAGCTCTCAGACGGCCGTACGCGGCAAATTAAGCATATATCCTCAGCAATGTACTGGAGTGCTGAAGGCAAGCCCATTACAGCTAAAGAGTTTGTTGAACGTATGTTTGACGACTTACCGCGCTTTTTTGAAAACGAAGACCAACTACGTGAAATTTGGAGTGACCCAACCACCCGCGAAAAGCTATTAGAAGACTTAACCGAAGCGGGTTACGATAGCGAAAAGCTCGACAGCATGAAGGCCGTAATTGATGCACAAGATAGCGACGTATACGATGTTTTATCCTACTTAGCGTATGCCTCAGAGGCACAAACACGCACAGAACGAGCTCAACAAGCAAAACCTAAAATAAATTCAGCGTTTAGCGACTATAAACAACAAGAGTTTATCAACTTTATATTAAGTAAATACATTGAAGACGGCGTGCAAGAGCTTGCACCTAAAAAAATGCGCAGCTTAGTAGAGCTTAAATACAACACAATTAACGACGCCGCCATTGAGTTTGGATCACCGGCAGCTATACGCGACACGTTTATTGGTTTTCAGAAGTATTTATATGAATAA